Proteins encoded within one genomic window of Ranitomeya variabilis isolate aRanVar5 chromosome 4, aRanVar5.hap1, whole genome shotgun sequence:
- the LOC143768243 gene encoding uncharacterized protein LOC143768243, whose protein sequence is MWQKSPGEDLTHINTTETYVRGDERCKEEIPTYDYPDDRTRRSAGQLTSSMFKSDNLEIPQDTIEVNAITPNIPSSLHSKDLSSDHLEQALSSDSLPSTNENQSHKISIKNRTAPKAMKTFSFSEYGNSFPLEKSFPKQQKLHKADNRFSCSKCGRCFNQKSDFVSHQRIHTGKKPFSCSECGKCFIRKADLATHQRTHTGEKPFSCSECGKCFNHKPNLVSHQKTHTGEKPFSCSECGKCFNHKPNLVSHQKTHTGEKPFSCSECGKCFTDKSLLVRHHRSHTGEKPFSCSECGKCFTRKANLVSHHKTHTGEKPFSCSECGKCFNHIPNLVSHQKSHTGEKPFSCSECGKCFNRKAILVSHQKTHTGEKPFSCSECGKCFNQKANLDSHQKTHTGEKPFSCSECGKCFNQKANLVSHQKTHTGEKPFSCSECGKCFNRKANLDSHQKTHTGEKPFSFSECGKCFVKKPSLSSH, encoded by the exons ATGTGGCAGAAAAGTCCG ggagaagatctgacccatattaatactacagagacatatgtgaggggcgatgagcggtgtaaagaggagattcctacatacgactacccag atgaccgtaccaggagatcagcaggacagctgacatcttcaatgtttaaatcagataatcttgagatcccacaggatacaattgaagtgaatgccattactccaaatataccatcatcccttcacagcaaagatctgtcatctgatcattTGGAACAggccctgtcttctgattcattacctagtactaatgaaaatcaaagtcacaaaataagcattaaaaatcgaactgctcctaaagcaatgaagacattttcattttcagaatatggaaatagttttcccctagaaAAGTCATTTCCCAAGCAACAAAAACTCCACAAAGCAgacaatagattttcttgttccaagtgtgggagatgttttaaccagaaatcagattttgtcagtcaccagagaattcacacagggaagaagccattttcatgttcagaatgtgggaaatgttttattcgaAAAGCAGATCTTGctacccaccaaagaactcacacaggagagaagcctttttcctgttcagaatgtgggaaatgttttaaccacaaaccaaatcttgttagccaccagaaaacccacacaggggagaagcctttttcctgttcagaatgtgggaaatgttttaaccacaaaccaaatcttgttagccaccagaaaacccacacaggggagaagcctttttcctgttcagaatgtgggaaatgttttacagataaatcacttcttgtcagacatcatagatctcacacaggggagaagcctttttcctgttcagaatgtggaaaatgttttaccaggaaagcgaatcttgttagccaccataaaacccacacaggggagaagcctttttcctgttcagaatgtgggaaatgttttaaccacatacCGAATCTTGTTAGCCATCAGAAAAGCCACaccggggagaagcctttttcatgttcagaatgtgggaaatgttttaacaggaaagcgattcttgttagccaccagaaaacccacacaggggagaagcctttttcctgttcagaatgtgggaaatgttttaaccagaaagcgaatcttgatagccaccagaaaacccacacaggggagaagcctttttcctgttcagaatgtgggaaatgttttaaccagaaagcgaatcttgttagccaccagaaaacccacacaggggagaagcctttttcatgttcagaatgtgggaaatgttttaacaggaaagcgaatcttgatagccaccagaaaacccacacaggtgagaagcctttttcattttcagaatgtgggaaatgttttgtgaagaaaccatctctttctagccattaa